The following coding sequences are from one Zalophus californianus isolate mZalCal1 chromosome 5, mZalCal1.pri.v2, whole genome shotgun sequence window:
- the LOC113928374 gene encoding olfactory receptor 2V2-like, with product MEIWLNQSTTDDFIFLGIFSRSPTDLVLFSVVLVVFTVALCGNVLLLFLIYRVSRLHIPMYFFLSQLSLRDLMLVCTTVPKMVVNFMSGKKSISFVGCGIQIGQFVCLVGSEGLLLGLMAYDRYVAISHPLHYPVLMSQRVCLQIVGSSWAFGIIDGVIQMVVVMTFPYCGLREVNHFFCEMLSLLKLACIDTSIFDNVIYACCIFMLFLPFSIIVASYAHIQSACSAQAGKKALAISSSHLTPVFLFYGAAMFIYLRPRRYRAPSHDKVISIFYTILTPMLSPLIYSLRNQEVMGALRKALDHCRIGSQH from the coding sequence ATGGAGATATGGTTGAATCAATCAACCACAGATGACTTCATCTTCTTGGGCATTTTTTCTCGCAGTCCAACTGACCTTGTCCTTTTCTCTGTCGTTCTGGTGGTCTTCACAGTGGCCCTCTGTGGGAAtgttctcctcctcttcctcatctacAGAGTTTCTCGACTTCACATACCCATGTACTTTTTCCTCAGTCAGCTCTCTCTCAGGGACCTCATGTTGGTTTGTACCACTGTGCCAAAGATGGTGGTAAACTTCATGTCTGGCAAGAAGTCCATCTCCTTTGTGGGTTGTGGCATACAAATTGGCCAATTTGTCTGTCTTGTGGGATCTGAGGGGCTCTTGCTGGGACTCATGGCTTATGACCGCTATGTGGCCATTAGCCACCCACTTCACTATCCTGTCCTCATGAGTCAGAGGGTCTGCCTCCAGATTGTCGGGAGCTCTTGGGCCTTTGGGATAATAGATGGTGTGATCCAGATGGTGGTAGTAATGACCTTTCCCTACTGTGGCTTGAGGGAAGTGAACCACTTCTTTTGTGAGATGCTATCCTTGTTGAAACTGGCCTGTATAGACACATCCATTTTTGACAACGTTATATATGCTTGCTGTATCTTCATGctgtttcttcccttctccaTCATTGTGGCCTCCTATGCTCATATCCAGAGTGCATGTTCTGCTCAGGCTGGCAAAAAGGCCCTGGCCATCTCTTCCTCCCATCTGACACCTGTCTTCCTCTTCTATGGGGCAGCCATGTTCATCTACCTGAGGCCCCGGCGCTACCGGGCCCCTAGCCATGACAAGGTGATCTCTATCTTCTACACCATCCTTACTCCTATGCTCAGCCCCCTTATTTATAGCTTGAGAAACCAGGAGGTGATGGGGGCCCTGAGAAAGGCGTTGGACCATTGCAGGATTGGCAGCCAGCACTGA